In one Bradyrhizobium sp. 4 genomic region, the following are encoded:
- a CDS encoding lytic transglycosylase domain-containing protein, whose translation MAGALNAVRCGHFIMSVDNSSASQTAVLDPSRARVAGAIKQASNVAGVSFQYMLTTAKMESDFDPTAGATTSSAHGLYQFIDQTWLGTVKEAGTQLGYGNYSDAITRTSSGSYTVDDPAMKRSIMKLRDDPEAASSMAAALTQSNSFKLTGLLGRRPSDSELYMAHFMGVGGAAKLIANAEDNPQAVGARLFPNAASANRSIFYAKDGRARSVSEVYSVLDARYAGAANSKTTRSAMAMYGGTPSTTQVASANGVQPAAPLIDNAAYLQTFPNTRAVTPVSATAPMTVADNAPSTPVFRSIYQPGDTTQPVSTTVQKLWGNNASLTSVAPATSVASATPDVRPPQPLDLFSDRSGTFSS comes from the coding sequence ATTGCCGGCGCACTCAACGCCGTGCGGTGCGGGCACTTCATCATGTCGGTCGACAATTCCAGTGCCTCTCAGACGGCGGTTCTCGATCCGTCGCGGGCACGCGTCGCCGGTGCGATCAAGCAGGCCTCGAACGTCGCTGGCGTCAGCTTCCAATACATGCTGACCACCGCCAAGATGGAATCTGATTTCGATCCCACGGCCGGGGCGACGACGTCATCGGCGCACGGGCTCTACCAGTTCATCGACCAGACCTGGCTCGGCACGGTGAAGGAAGCGGGCACCCAGCTCGGCTATGGCAATTATTCCGACGCCATCACCAGGACGTCGTCAGGCTCCTACACCGTCGATGATCCCGCGATGAAGCGGTCGATCATGAAGCTGCGTGACGATCCGGAGGCCGCCTCCAGCATGGCGGCCGCGCTGACGCAGTCGAACAGCTTCAAGCTCACCGGCCTGCTCGGCCGCAGGCCGTCCGACAGCGAACTCTACATGGCGCATTTCATGGGCGTCGGCGGCGCCGCGAAACTGATCGCGAATGCCGAGGACAATCCGCAAGCGGTCGGCGCGCGGTTGTTTCCTAACGCTGCGTCCGCCAATCGCTCGATCTTCTATGCCAAGGACGGCCGCGCGCGCAGCGTCTCCGAGGTCTATTCGGTGCTGGATGCGCGCTACGCCGGCGCGGCAAATTCGAAAACCACCCGCAGCGCGATGGCGATGTATGGCGGCACGCCATCGACCACGCAGGTCGCGAGCGCGAACGGCGTACAGCCTGCCGCGCCGCTGATCGACAATGCTGCGTATCTCCAGACCTTTCCGAACACACGCGCGGTGACGCCGGTCAGCGCGACAGCGCCAATGACGGTCGCGGACAATGCACCGAGCACGCCGGTGTTTCGCTCGATCTATCAGCCTGGCGACACCACCCAGCCGGTCTCGACGACCGTGCAGAAATTGTGGGGCAACAATGCCTCGCTCACCTCGGTCGCACCAGCGACCTCGGTCGCATCGGCAACGCCCGACGTCCGGCCGCCGCAGCCGCTTGATCTCTTCAGCGATCGCAGCGGAACGTTCTCAAGCTAA
- the hisI gene encoding phosphoribosyl-AMP cyclohydrolase, with amino-acid sequence MSAHSHETEEGLAFLPRFDAAGLVTVVATDVATGDVLMVAHMNDEALRKTIATGEAWYFSRSRKALWRKGETSGQTQRVVEIRTDCDQDAIWLRVEQIGAACHTGRRSCFYRKVEAQDGGAMLVFVDADRLFDPDAVYKK; translated from the coding sequence GTGTCCGCTCACTCCCATGAAACCGAGGAAGGTCTCGCCTTCCTTCCCAGGTTCGACGCGGCCGGGCTCGTGACCGTCGTCGCGACCGACGTCGCCACCGGCGACGTGCTGATGGTCGCGCACATGAACGACGAGGCGCTGCGCAAGACCATTGCGACCGGCGAGGCCTGGTACTTCAGCCGCTCGCGCAAGGCCTTGTGGCGAAAAGGTGAGACCTCGGGTCAGACCCAGCGCGTGGTCGAGATCCGCACCGATTGCGATCAGGATGCAATCTGGCTCCGCGTCGAGCAGATCGGCGCGGCGTGTCACACTGGCCGCCGGTCCTGCTTCTACCGCAAGGTCGAGGCCCAAGACGGCGGCGCTATGCTCGTCTTCGTCGATGCGGACAGGCTGTTCGATCCGGACGCGGTGTACAAGAAGTAG
- a CDS encoding iron-sulfur cluster assembly scaffold protein: MLNDIYNKRIIELAGNIPRLGRLSDPDATATAHSKLCGSTVKIDLKMEGDKVTDFAHDVKACALGQASSSIMASQIVGSTASELRELRETVRKMLKENGSPPEGKWAEIKFLEPVRDYKARHASTLLTFDAVVDAIGQIEAKAKQPAAAQG, from the coding sequence ATGCTGAACGACATTTATAACAAGCGGATCATCGAACTGGCCGGGAATATTCCGCGGCTCGGACGGTTGTCGGATCCCGATGCCACCGCCACCGCCCACTCCAAGCTGTGCGGCTCGACCGTCAAGATCGACCTCAAGATGGAGGGCGACAAGGTCACCGACTTCGCCCACGACGTGAAGGCCTGCGCGCTGGGACAAGCTTCTTCATCCATCATGGCAAGTCAGATCGTCGGATCGACTGCGAGCGAACTCCGTGAGTTACGCGAAACTGTTCGCAAGATGCTGAAGGAGAACGGCTCGCCTCCTGAAGGCAAATGGGCAGAGATCAAGTTCCTCGAGCCGGTCCGCGACTACAAGGCGCGCCACGCCTCGACGCTCCTGACCTTCGATGCCGTGGTCGATGCCATCGGCCAGATCGAGGCGAAAGCGAAGCAGCCGGCTGCGGCGCAAGGCTGA
- the yidD gene encoding membrane protein insertion efficiency factor YidD yields the protein MKQSTCEHCFNPVVGARRLPRRFGRALIWLYRHTLSPLVGYNCRHLPTCSVYGDEAIERFGLWAGGWMTLARLLRCNPFGTSGIDNVPLTTPQASRWYLPWRYGRWRGVNAP from the coding sequence ATGAAGCAATCAACTTGCGAGCACTGTTTCAATCCCGTCGTGGGCGCGCGCCGGCTTCCACGCAGATTCGGCCGCGCGCTGATCTGGCTCTACCGCCACACGCTCTCGCCGCTGGTTGGCTACAATTGCCGGCACCTGCCGACCTGCTCGGTCTATGGCGACGAGGCGATCGAAAGATTCGGGCTGTGGGCCGGCGGCTGGATGACGCTGGCGCGCCTGCTCCGTTGCAACCCGTTCGGCACCTCGGGAATCGACAACGTGCCCCTCACCACACCGCAAGCTTCGCGCTGGTATCTGCCTTGGCGCTACGGCCGCTGGCGCGGCGTCAACGCACCCTGA
- a CDS encoding Hpt domain-containing protein, translating into MAKNSARDIEITAFATHQIITQPNPLRSVLRRVEEKDMDDPVGRAEQALASLAGEFKDWMATEINRLSAAYVAIRHDGFTKERRDELFRAAHDIKGDAATFGYPAAAGVAESLCRVIEHAPDLEKVPAELFTHHINAILAIVHENTKLDSISVSAELSRRLRKVADDYLADANRDRPEHLEVILAPSIAPAG; encoded by the coding sequence ATGGCGAAGAACAGCGCAAGAGACATCGAGATCACGGCCTTCGCCACGCATCAAATCATCACGCAGCCCAACCCGCTGCGGTCGGTCCTGCGCCGTGTCGAAGAGAAGGACATGGACGATCCGGTCGGCCGGGCCGAGCAGGCGCTCGCGAGCCTCGCCGGCGAGTTCAAGGACTGGATGGCGACCGAAATCAACCGGCTGTCGGCCGCCTACGTCGCCATCCGGCACGACGGCTTCACCAAGGAAAGGCGCGACGAGTTGTTTCGCGCCGCGCACGACATCAAGGGCGATGCCGCGACCTTCGGCTATCCGGCGGCGGCGGGCGTAGCCGAGAGCCTGTGCCGCGTCATCGAGCACGCGCCCGATCTGGAAAAGGTGCCGGCCGAGCTATTCACGCACCACATCAACGCCATCCTCGCCATCGTGCACGAGAACACCAAGCTCGACAGCATCAGCGTCTCCGCCGAGCTCAGCCGGCGCCTGCGCAAGGTCGCCGACGACTATCTCGCCGACGCCAACCGCGATCGCCCTGAGCATCTCGAGGTGATCCTGGCGCCAAGCATCGCGCCGGCGGGTTAA
- a CDS encoding response regulator, with product MFRIDFNKLRFLVCDDNPHMRRILRTLLHSFGAREVYEAEDGATALEMYSHYVPDIVITDWAMPIFDGLELAQMIRQPESKGNPYAPIIMLTGHSEKRRVTVARDAGVTEFLAKPISAKGLYQRILNVVASPRPFIKTKTYFGPDRRRNITSAYMGPERRVGEKHEVLQQPSLLDKARSSI from the coding sequence ATGTTCCGCATCGATTTCAACAAGCTGCGTTTCCTCGTCTGCGACGACAATCCGCACATGCGCCGCATCCTGCGGACGCTGCTGCATTCCTTTGGCGCGCGTGAAGTCTACGAGGCCGAGGACGGCGCCACGGCGCTGGAAATGTACAGCCATTACGTGCCCGACATCGTCATCACCGACTGGGCGATGCCGATCTTCGACGGGCTCGAGCTGGCGCAGATGATCCGGCAGCCGGAATCCAAGGGCAATCCCTACGCGCCGATCATCATGCTGACCGGCCATTCCGAGAAGCGCCGCGTCACGGTGGCGCGCGATGCCGGCGTCACCGAATTCCTGGCCAAACCGATCTCGGCCAAGGGGCTCTACCAGCGCATCCTCAACGTGGTCGCCAGCCCCCGTCCCTTCATCAAGACCAAGACCTATTTCGGCCCAGACCGGCGCCGCAACATCACCTCCGCCTATATGGGTCCCGAGCGCCGCGTCGGCGAAAAGCACGAGGTGCTGCAGCAGCCCTCGCTGCTCGACAAGGCCCGCTCCTCCATCTAG
- a CDS encoding NAD kinase, whose protein sequence is MTKPARYDRIAFVASPSSEAQAAFGQLTRDFGNCDPKDADIVVALGGDGLMLQTLHQHMHTGKPIYGMHRGTVGFLMNEYSTVDLRARLEAAQESEIHPLLMRATDANDRVHLHHAINEVALFRQTYQAARLRILIDERERMSELIADGIMVATPAGSTAYNLSAQGPILPINAALLALTPISAFRPRRWRGALLPNTAYVVIEVLEGDKRPVAAVADHDEVRDVRRVEVLSDRTISMRMLFDPGHSLEERILREQFGS, encoded by the coding sequence ATGACCAAGCCAGCGCGATACGACCGGATCGCCTTCGTCGCCAGCCCGAGCAGCGAGGCGCAAGCCGCCTTCGGCCAGCTCACCAGAGACTTCGGCAATTGCGATCCGAAGGACGCCGACATCGTGGTCGCGCTCGGCGGCGACGGGCTCATGCTCCAGACGCTGCATCAGCACATGCATACGGGCAAGCCGATCTACGGCATGCACCGCGGCACCGTCGGCTTCCTGATGAACGAGTACTCGACCGTCGATCTTCGGGCCCGTCTCGAGGCCGCGCAGGAATCCGAGATCCACCCGCTCCTGATGCGCGCGACCGACGCCAACGACCGCGTTCACCTGCATCACGCCATCAACGAGGTCGCCCTGTTCCGGCAGACCTACCAGGCCGCGCGCCTGCGGATCCTGATCGACGAGCGCGAGCGCATGTCCGAGCTGATCGCCGACGGCATCATGGTGGCAACGCCGGCCGGCTCGACCGCCTACAATCTGTCCGCCCAGGGACCGATCCTGCCGATCAACGCTGCGCTGCTGGCGCTGACACCGATCAGCGCCTTCCGCCCGCGACGCTGGCGCGGCGCGCTGCTACCGAACACGGCTTATGTCGTGATCGAGGTGCTGGAGGGCGACAAGCGCCCCGTGGCGGCGGTCGCCGACCACGACGAGGTGCGCGACGTCCGCCGCGTCGAGGTGCTGTCCGACAGGACCATCTCAATGCGCATGCTGTTCGACCCCGGTCACAGCCTGGAAGAGCGCATTCTGCGCGAACAGTTCGGTTCCTGA
- a CDS encoding DUF2336 domain-containing protein, with the protein MIVRQFINWIRTAPAGERAEATRALARAWLISDLSHDDRIAAEGALLMLLDDPSPLVRQAMAEAFARSTEAPASIVRALSADQPTVALPVLEHSPLLIDADLVDIVATGNDEVQCAVARRIALPVSVCAAIAEVGCAAAALELIENPHAELAPFSWDRIVERHGHLAAIREAMLVLEDLPSATRAALVAKLSETLAQFVVARNWLSADRAERIATEARDRSTMNIAARSRGEDMEGLVRHLRVTGQLTAGLILRALLSSNLDLFDAALAELAELPLARVSALLHDRGGNSLHALLRRAGLPEATFAAFQVALDACHEQGFVDSDDNAARLRRRMVERVLTHCETDRGATEPLMVLLRRFATESAREEARLFCDELVAEEMVDPVYDDLIAA; encoded by the coding sequence ATGATTGTTCGGCAGTTCATCAATTGGATCAGGACGGCGCCCGCTGGCGAGCGGGCCGAGGCGACGCGGGCGCTGGCCCGGGCCTGGCTGATCTCAGACCTTTCCCATGACGACCGTATTGCCGCTGAAGGCGCGCTTCTGATGCTGCTCGACGATCCCTCGCCGCTGGTGCGGCAGGCGATGGCCGAGGCGTTTGCGCGCAGCACCGAGGCGCCGGCGTCGATCGTGCGGGCGCTGTCGGCGGACCAGCCGACCGTCGCGCTGCCCGTGCTCGAACATTCTCCGCTGCTGATCGACGCCGATCTCGTCGACATCGTCGCGACCGGCAACGACGAGGTGCAGTGCGCGGTCGCGCGCCGCATCGCGCTGCCGGTATCGGTCTGCGCCGCTATTGCCGAAGTCGGCTGCGCGGCGGCAGCGCTCGAGCTGATCGAAAATCCTCATGCCGAGCTTGCGCCGTTCTCATGGGATCGCATCGTCGAGCGTCACGGCCATCTGGCTGCGATCCGCGAGGCGATGCTGGTGCTGGAGGATCTGCCGTCCGCCACGCGCGCCGCGCTGGTGGCAAAACTCTCGGAGACGCTGGCTCAATTCGTCGTGGCCCGGAATTGGCTGAGTGCCGACCGCGCCGAGCGGATCGCGACCGAGGCCCGCGACCGCTCCACCATGAACATCGCGGCACGCTCGCGGGGCGAGGACATGGAAGGTCTTGTTCGGCACCTGCGCGTCACCGGCCAGCTCACCGCGGGTCTCATTCTGCGCGCGCTGTTGTCGAGCAATCTCGACCTGTTCGATGCGGCACTGGCTGAGCTCGCCGAGCTGCCGCTGGCGCGCGTGTCCGCGCTGCTGCACGATCGGGGTGGCAATAGCCTGCACGCGCTGCTCCGCCGCGCAGGGCTTCCCGAGGCGACGTTTGCAGCCTTCCAGGTCGCGCTCGATGCCTGCCACGAGCAAGGCTTCGTCGACAGCGACGACAATGCGGCGCGGCTGCGCCGCCGCATGGTCGAGCGCGTGCTCACCCATTGCGAGACCGACCGCGGCGCGACCGAGCCGCTGATGGTCCTGCTGCGCCGCTTCGCCACGGAATCCGCGCGTGAAGAGGCACGGCTGTTCTGCGACGAGCTGGTCGCGGAGGAGATGGTTGATCCTGTCTACGACGATCTGATTGCGGCCTAA
- the folE gene encoding GTP cyclohydrolase I FolE — MDASIKSIRPNKPSDRQPDGRPAELDPSEFLAAAVRADQPRPARAEAEQAVKTLLAYIGENTNREGLLDTPRRVVEAFDELYQGYHQCPAEVLDRTFGETAGYDDFVLVRDIEFTSQCEHHMMPFYGKAHIAYTPVERVVGLSKLARLTDIFARRLQTQEHMTAQIAAAIDEILKPRGVAVLIEAEHTCMSVRGVAKHGASTFTSRFTGMFRDNPAEQARFLSLVRGLQR, encoded by the coding sequence ATGGACGCTAGCATCAAATCCATCCGCCCCAACAAGCCCTCCGACCGGCAGCCCGATGGCCGTCCGGCGGAGCTTGATCCTTCCGAATTCCTCGCCGCCGCCGTCCGCGCCGACCAGCCGCGCCCTGCGCGCGCCGAGGCCGAGCAGGCGGTGAAGACGCTGCTCGCCTATATCGGCGAGAACACCAACCGCGAGGGCTTGCTCGACACGCCGCGCCGCGTGGTCGAGGCTTTCGACGAACTCTATCAGGGCTACCACCAGTGCCCGGCCGAGGTACTCGATCGCACCTTCGGCGAGACCGCCGGCTATGATGATTTCGTCCTTGTGCGCGACATCGAGTTCACCTCGCAATGCGAGCATCACATGATGCCGTTCTACGGCAAGGCGCACATCGCCTATACGCCGGTGGAACGCGTGGTCGGCCTGTCGAAGCTTGCGCGCCTCACCGACATCTTCGCCCGCCGGCTCCAGACCCAGGAGCACATGACCGCGCAGATCGCGGCGGCGATCGACGAGATCCTCAAGCCGCGCGGCGTTGCCGTGCTGATCGAGGCCGAGCATACCTGCATGTCGGTGCGCGGCGTCGCCAAGCATGGCGCCTCCACCTTCACCAGCCGCTTCACCGGCATGTTCCGCGACAATCCGGCGGAGCAGGCTCGTTTTCTGTCCCTGGTGCGAGGCCTGCAGCGCTGA